The Methanosphaera stadtmanae DSM 3091 genome includes a window with the following:
- the cyaB gene encoding class IV adenylate cyclase — translation MIEVEMKAKINNNKEAFEKIKEIGGEYSHTEKQHDIYFNAPNKDYKETDEALRIREIPRDDDFERILTYKGPKLDSKSKTRKEVEVNIDDTDNMVEILKSLGFKPSAVVNKIRRIFNYDKYTITIDKLNRLGYYMEIEYVANKDEDIEEIRNNIIKVFEKLEITSGFERTSYLELLEQKE, via the coding sequence ATGATTGAAGTAGAAATGAAAGCTAAAATAAATAATAATAAAGAAGCTTTTGAAAAAATTAAAGAAATTGGTGGAGAATACTCCCATACCGAAAAACAACATGACATATATTTTAATGCTCCAAATAAGGATTATAAAGAAACTGATGAAGCTTTACGTATAAGAGAAATCCCTCGTGATGATGACTTTGAACGTATATTAACATATAAAGGACCAAAACTAGATTCAAAAAGTAAAACTAGAAAAGAAGTAGAAGTTAATATAGATGATACTGATAATATGGTTGAAATTCTTAAAAGTCTTGGATTTAAACCATCCGCAGTTGTAAATAAAATAAGAAGAATATTCAACTATGATAAATACACAATCACTATTGATAAATTAAATAGACTTGGATATTATATGGAAATTGAATATGTTGCAAATAAGGATGAAGATATTGAAGAAATTAGAAATAACATTATAAAAGTATTTGAAAAACTAGAAATAACTTCAGGCTTTGAACGTACATCATATCTAGAATTACTTGAACAAAAAGAATAA
- a CDS encoding homocitrate synthase family protein, which produces MTDRFVSIYNKEIDYNLPDKINIYDTTLRDGEQTPGVCFSLEEKLEIAHKLDELGIPQIEAGFPIVSENEKQTVKTIANEGLDAQIICLTRTKKEDIDAALDADVDGIITFMGLSDLHLEVKINKPRDVVNQICMDAIDYGKDHGLFVAFSAEDATRTELPKLLDVYKQAQDHGADRIHIADTTGSINPYATQYLVKNIKKEIDTEIALHCHNDFGFAVANSIAGLFEGATAISTTVNGIGERAGNASLEELIMSLKLLYNKDLGFKTEVIYELSQLVSKYSKIPISDSKAIVGNNVFRHESGIHVDAIVKNPLAYEPFIPEMIGTKRQIVLGKHSGKSAVIEKLDTLNIKVDDTQLSQIVSLVKQERERGEEITNNKFDEILEKVNIKR; this is translated from the coding sequence ATCACCGACAGATTTGTTAGTATATATAATAAAGAAATAGACTATAATTTACCTGATAAAATAAATATATATGATACTACACTAAGAGATGGTGAACAAACACCAGGAGTATGTTTTTCACTTGAAGAAAAACTTGAAATAGCACATAAATTAGATGAACTTGGAATACCACAAATAGAAGCAGGTTTTCCAATAGTTTCAGAAAATGAAAAACAAACAGTAAAAACAATTGCTAATGAAGGACTAGATGCTCAAATAATCTGTTTAACAAGAACTAAAAAGGAAGACATTGATGCGGCATTAGATGCTGATGTAGATGGAATAATAACATTTATGGGATTATCAGACCTACATCTAGAAGTTAAAATAAACAAACCACGAGATGTAGTAAATCAAATATGTATGGATGCAATAGATTATGGTAAGGATCATGGACTATTTGTAGCATTCTCTGCTGAAGATGCAACAAGAACAGAACTTCCAAAACTTCTTGATGTATATAAACAAGCACAAGATCATGGAGCAGACAGAATTCATATAGCAGATACAACAGGTTCAATAAATCCATATGCAACACAGTACTTAGTAAAAAATATTAAAAAAGAAATAGATACAGAAATAGCACTACACTGTCATAATGACTTTGGATTTGCAGTTGCAAATTCCATTGCAGGATTATTTGAAGGCGCAACTGCAATATCTACAACAGTAAATGGTATAGGTGAAAGAGCAGGAAATGCCTCTCTAGAAGAATTAATAATGTCATTAAAACTATTATATAATAAGGATTTAGGATTTAAAACAGAAGTAATCTATGAACTATCACAACTTGTATCAAAATATAGTAAAATTCCAATATCAGATAGTAAAGCTATAGTTGGAAACAATGTATTTAGACATGAATCAGGAATACATGTAGATGCAATAGTAAAAAATCCATTAGCATATGAACCATTCATTCCAGAAATGATTGGAACAAAAAGACAAATAGTTCTAGGAAAACATTCAGGTAAATCAGCAGTAATAGAAAAATTAGACACATTAAATATAAAAGTAGATGACACACAATTATCACAAATAGTTTCCCTAGTAAAACAAGAACGTGAAAGAGGAGAAGAAATAACAAATAATAAATTCGATGAAATACTAGAAAAAGTTAATATTAAAAGATGA
- the hacA gene encoding homoaconitase large subunit: MNISEKILAKASNKEEVSPGDTITANIDVAMSHDGTSPPTIKVFEKIADKVWDPEKIVLVFDHVIPANTIGSAEFQQVVREFGKKQKIPNMYIQGEGVCHEVLPDYGHVKPSTVIVGADSHTCTYGAFGAFSTGLGATDLAMVYATGQTWFNVPESLKINVNGTLNENVYSKDVILKIIKELGAYGATYKSLEFHGDTIDNMSVASRLTMTNMAIECGAKNGIMVPNKQTKEYLSQRGITDYTITTASKDAEYEKIYDFDVDDLQPQIACPHNVDNVEDIDKVAGTHIDQAVLGSCTNGRYEDLLQAAEVIEGHKIHEDVELLVFPASRHVYEKAIETGVIQTLLKSNAIICNPGCGPCLGAHMGVMTDDMTCISTTNRNFLGRMGSAKSYVYLSNPAVVAASAIKGEITNPSEI, encoded by the coding sequence ATGAATATAAGTGAAAAAATACTTGCAAAAGCATCAAATAAGGAAGAAGTAAGTCCTGGAGATACAATTACTGCAAATATAGATGTTGCAATGAGTCATGATGGAACAAGTCCTCCTACAATAAAAGTATTTGAAAAAATAGCTGATAAAGTATGGGATCCAGAAAAAATAGTTCTTGTATTCGATCATGTGATTCCTGCAAACACAATCGGATCTGCTGAATTTCAACAGGTAGTAAGAGAATTTGGTAAAAAACAAAAGATTCCAAACATGTATATTCAAGGAGAAGGAGTTTGTCATGAAGTACTTCCAGACTATGGTCATGTAAAACCTTCAACAGTAATAGTTGGAGCAGATTCACATACATGTACATATGGTGCTTTTGGTGCATTCTCAACAGGACTTGGAGCTACAGATCTTGCAATGGTATATGCAACTGGACAAACATGGTTTAATGTTCCAGAATCCTTAAAAATAAATGTTAATGGTACATTAAATGAAAATGTATACTCTAAAGATGTAATTCTAAAAATAATTAAGGAATTAGGTGCCTATGGTGCTACTTATAAAAGTCTTGAATTCCATGGTGATACAATTGATAATATGTCTGTAGCTAGTAGATTAACAATGACAAATATGGCAATTGAATGTGGAGCTAAAAATGGTATAATGGTACCTAATAAACAGACAAAGGAATATCTCTCACAAAGAGGAATAACTGATTATACTATTACTACTGCTAGTAAAGATGCAGAATATGAGAAAATTTATGACTTTGATGTTGATGATCTTCAACCACAAATTGCATGTCCACATAATGTAGATAATGTTGAAGATATAGATAAAGTAGCAGGTACTCATATAGATCAAGCAGTACTTGGTTCATGTACCAATGGACGTTATGAAGATTTACTTCAAGCAGCTGAAGTTATTGAAGGACATAAAATACATGAAGATGTTGAATTACTAGTATTCCCAGCATCAAGACATGTGTATGAAAAAGCAATAGAAACAGGTGTTATTCAAACATTACTTAAATCAAATGCAATTATATGTAATCCTGGATGTGGACCATGTCTTGGAGCACATATGGGTGTAATGACAGACGATATGACTTGTATTTCCACTACTAATAGAAATTTCCTTGGTAGAATGGGTAGTGCTAAGTCATATGTATATCTATCAAATCCAGCAGTTGTTGCAGCTTCAGCAATAAAAGGTGAAATTACAAATCCAAGTGAGATATAA
- the galU gene encoding UTP--glucose-1-phosphate uridylyltransferase GalU, whose amino-acid sequence MKAIIPAAGLGTRFLPATKAQPKEMLPVFNKPTIQYVVEEAVNSGIDDILIITGKGKRTIEDHFDRSFELEYSLNEKGKYDYLQEVQEITDMADIYYVRQKKQNGLGDAISCAEKHIGGDAFAVLLGDTITYSQTPCTKQLLDVYEKYGGSTIAIEELPESKIERYGIVDGHHLSDNIYKVDSLVEKPKLEEAPSNLGITGRYILTSDIFDKLRTIEAGVGGEIQLTDAINEQDDVYATTFEGTIYDIGNTMEWLKSSIDMALTHEDVRLELLQHMKQKINQY is encoded by the coding sequence ATGAAGGCAATAATACCAGCAGCAGGTTTAGGAACAAGGTTTTTACCAGCAACAAAAGCTCAGCCAAAAGAAATGTTACCTGTATTTAATAAACCAACAATACAGTATGTTGTAGAAGAAGCAGTAAATTCTGGAATTGATGATATTCTAATTATAACAGGTAAAGGGAAACGTACAATTGAAGACCATTTTGATAGATCATTTGAATTAGAATATAGTTTAAATGAAAAGGGAAAATATGATTATTTACAGGAAGTTCAAGAAATTACAGACATGGCTGATATATATTATGTTAGACAGAAAAAACAGAATGGTTTAGGTGATGCAATTTCTTGTGCAGAAAAACATATAGGTGGTGATGCATTTGCAGTACTTCTTGGAGATACAATAACCTACTCTCAAACTCCATGTACAAAACAATTATTAGATGTATATGAAAAATATGGTGGTTCTACAATAGCAATTGAAGAATTACCAGAGAGTAAAATTGAAAGATATGGAATTGTTGATGGTCATCATTTAAGTGATAATATATATAAGGTAGATAGTCTTGTTGAAAAACCTAAATTAGAAGAAGCTCCATCAAATCTTGGTATAACTGGTAGATATATATTAACATCAGATATTTTTGATAAATTAAGAACTATTGAAGCTGGTGTTGGTGGAGAAATTCAGTTAACAGATGCAATAAATGAACAAGATGATGTTTATGCAACAACATTTGAAGGTACAATCTATGATATAGGAAATACTATGGAATGGTTAAAAAGTTCAATAGATATGGCTCTAACACATGAAGATGTACGTTTAGAACTGTTACAACACATGAAACAAAAGATTAATCAATACTAA
- a CDS encoding glucose-1-phosphate thymidylyltransferase, with product MKGVILSGGHGTRLRPLTHTGPKQLIPIANKPVIEYAIEDLRDAGITDIGIILGTNMPNKIKDALGDGTKFGVNITYIMQGEPKGLAHAAATAKDFVDGDSFVMYLGDNILKSGIEEFVEGFDESEFSSRLLLQEVEDPRQFGVAELNDEGKIIHLVEKPKHPKNNLALVGIYLFKNNIFDAINKIEPSWRNELEITDAIQRLIDDGFDVDSFVVEGWWKDTGKPEDVLDANQLILETIEKDISSGATIEENVKIKGRVIIGENTVVKSGSVIKGPAIIGNNCEIKGYVGPYTSIGNNTKIIESEIDSSIIIGESVIQSDKRITDSLLGQNSKIISDKVTYPKGRSFVIGENSIVKL from the coding sequence ATGAAAGGAGTTATTTTATCTGGTGGACATGGAACAAGATTAAGACCATTAACACATACAGGACCAAAACAATTAATTCCTATAGCAAATAAACCTGTGATAGAATATGCTATAGAAGATTTACGTGATGCAGGAATAACAGATATTGGAATAATACTTGGTACAAATATGCCAAATAAAATAAAAGATGCATTAGGTGATGGAACTAAATTTGGAGTAAATATTACCTATATTATGCAGGGAGAACCAAAAGGACTTGCACATGCAGCAGCAACAGCAAAAGATTTTGTTGATGGAGATTCATTTGTAATGTATCTTGGAGATAATATATTAAAATCAGGTATAGAAGAATTTGTAGAAGGATTTGATGAATCTGAATTTTCATCAAGATTATTATTACAAGAAGTAGAAGATCCAAGACAATTTGGTGTTGCAGAATTAAATGATGAAGGTAAAATAATTCATCTAGTTGAAAAACCAAAACATCCAAAAAACAATCTTGCATTGGTTGGAATATATCTATTTAAAAATAATATATTCGATGCAATTAATAAAATTGAACCTTCATGGAGAAATGAATTAGAAATAACTGATGCTATTCAAAGACTTATTGATGATGGCTTTGATGTAGATTCATTTGTAGTTGAAGGTTGGTGGAAAGACACTGGAAAACCAGAGGATGTTCTTGATGCTAATCAATTAATACTTGAAACAATTGAAAAAGATATTAGTAGTGGAGCAACTATTGAAGAAAATGTTAAAATCAAGGGTAGAGTAATTATAGGTGAAAATACAGTAGTTAAATCTGGATCTGTAATTAAAGGACCTGCAATAATTGGAAACAATTGTGAAATTAAGGGGTATGTTGGCCCATATACCTCCATAGGTAACAATACTAAAATAATAGAATCTGAAATTGATTCATCTATTATTATTGGTGAATCAGTAATACAATCAGATAAAAGAATAACTGACAGTCTTTTAGGTCAAAATTCCAAGATAATTTCTGATAAAGTAACATATCCTAAAGGACGTAGTTTTGTAATAGGGGAAAATTCAATAGTAAAATTATGA
- a CDS encoding Ig-like domain repeat protein, producing the protein MKKIYLMIFCLITILLSVTAISATNDTKIQTNTESTQTPQITNENPINNMENSKADNNKFNIESATSPTIKTSNTQQYEYTNTKNLKTESNSKNVINLTPTTFNQSSINDAKNNSDIYFSKGKYYLNSMIIDKNIRIIGENKTNTILIANSTSSIFTINKNIKISLINITLQDYNTDSNNTAIINNGILEIDNCKFQNNTGLNKSLKGGSIYNTGTLTVSNSEFMNNYASWGASIYNNNGTVVLNKSEFSKESTLNVGGSTYNIHGIMNIYDCLYLENNGVSGAAIYNAFGLLNVNNSKFIKNNAISFYGGAIYNTGITNVNNSQFLYNHATYDGGAITNTNNFTATNCSFEVNTAGGSGGCIENIAWTENENGNLTLLYCNFTENSAGVNGGAIVNLNTTPVAGNYGTVTARNCIFEANSAGEVGGAICNNQYINLEYNVFVDNDASTSNTIYSLESTIKSVENNWWASNNPKWDRIGVTPKTWVIMTFTNTTTLLESLDTKLIVTLNSLNNNKKLEGTLPLRSVVYLSENSTFQENFQEINATTTNKCSPGMGNISAKIDNQKISLQPVYANISYILINNNQTIKVIYNLPKTIDAKSILKINGKTATEIFRITNGKKEVIMDIPGYWNNKNYMLRVILVTRTGESLIKDINLTIPKRDVTTNVSIISNKTIKVGDTIQIVAHVMTGNKNVTGGKVVFKINGKTIKTNVKVKNGVAIINYTIPYSFNPKNYNLTVQYSGSDNKNVAKTSIPLVVSKQDVHPDVVKPMQLLGGTTISSIIGLLDTHNNYVSNGKVCYKINNKTIKTNISLTDGVFTFDYTTPEVPPGKKIHETLTIIMGENKKYNAMRVDIPLIIY; encoded by the coding sequence ATGAAAAAGATATATCTAATGATATTTTGTTTAATAACCATTTTATTATCAGTAACTGCAATATCTGCAACAAATGACACGAAGATACAAACTAATACAGAAAGTACACAAACTCCCCAAATTACAAATGAAAATCCAATCAATAATATGGAAAATAGTAAAGCAGATAATAATAAATTTAATATTGAATCTGCCACATCACCCACAATAAAAACATCCAATACACAACAATATGAATATACAAATACTAAAAACTTAAAAACAGAAAGTAATTCAAAAAATGTTATTAATTTAACACCAACTACATTCAATCAAAGTAGTATTAACGATGCAAAAAATAATTCTGATATATACTTCTCAAAAGGAAAATATTATCTTAATTCCATGATAATAGATAAGAATATTAGAATTATTGGTGAAAATAAAACTAACACAATACTTATAGCAAATTCTACATCAAGTATTTTTACAATAAATAAAAACATAAAAATTTCATTAATAAACATAACATTACAAGATTATAATACAGACTCTAACAACACAGCAATAATAAACAATGGAATATTAGAAATAGATAATTGTAAATTTCAGAATAATACAGGTTTAAATAAATCATTAAAAGGTGGAAGTATCTATAATACTGGAACATTAACTGTTTCTAATTCCGAATTTATGAATAATTATGCTTCATGGGGTGCATCTATCTATAATAACAATGGAACAGTTGTTCTTAATAAATCAGAATTTAGTAAAGAAAGTACCCTTAATGTTGGTGGAAGTACATATAATATTCATGGAATTATGAATATATATGACTGTTTATATCTTGAAAATAATGGTGTAAGTGGTGCTGCTATATATAATGCATTTGGACTATTGAATGTTAATAATTCAAAATTCATAAAAAACAATGCTATATCATTTTATGGTGGAGCAATATATAATACAGGAATTACTAATGTAAATAATTCCCAATTCTTATATAATCATGCTACTTATGATGGTGGTGCTATAACAAATACTAATAACTTCACAGCAACCAATTGTTCCTTTGAAGTAAATACTGCTGGTGGAAGTGGAGGATGTATTGAAAATATTGCATGGACAGAAAATGAAAATGGTAATTTAACACTACTTTATTGTAACTTCACAGAAAATTCTGCAGGAGTTAATGGTGGGGCTATTGTAAATCTTAATACAACACCAGTAGCTGGAAATTATGGTACTGTTACTGCAAGAAATTGTATTTTTGAAGCAAATAGTGCTGGTGAAGTTGGTGGAGCAATATGTAACAATCAATATATTAATCTTGAATATAATGTATTTGTAGACAATGATGCTTCAACATCAAATACTATTTATTCACTAGAATCTACAATAAAATCAGTGGAAAATAATTGGTGGGCATCTAATAATCCTAAATGGGATAGAATTGGAGTTACTCCTAAAACATGGGTTATTATGACATTTACAAACACCACAACATTACTTGAAAGTCTTGATACTAAACTTATTGTTACATTAAATAGTTTAAATAACAATAAAAAATTAGAAGGTACACTTCCACTAAGAAGTGTTGTGTATTTATCTGAAAATTCAACTTTCCAGGAAAACTTCCAGGAAATTAATGCTACAACAACAAATAAATGTAGTCCTGGTATGGGAAATATTAGTGCAAAGATAGATAATCAGAAAATATCACTACAACCAGTATATGCTAACATATCATATATACTAATAAACAATAATCAGACAATAAAAGTAATTTATAATTTACCCAAAACAATAGATGCTAAAAGTATTCTTAAAATCAATGGAAAGACTGCAACAGAGATTTTTAGAATAACAAATGGTAAAAAAGAAGTAATAATGGATATTCCTGGTTATTGGAATAATAAAAATTATATGCTTCGTGTTATTTTAGTAACTAGAACAGGTGAATCACTTATAAAAGATATTAATTTAACAATACCTAAAAGAGATGTAACTACCAATGTATCAATAATAAGTAATAAAACTATTAAAGTTGGAGATACAATTCAAATAGTTGCTCATGTCATGACAGGAAATAAAAATGTTACTGGTGGAAAGGTTGTATTTAAAATAAATGGTAAGACTATTAAAACTAATGTAAAAGTTAAAAATGGTGTAGCTATTATTAATTATACTATTCCCTATTCATTTAATCCTAAAAATTATAATTTAACAGTACAATACTCTGGTAGTGATAATAAAAATGTAGCAAAAACAAGTATTCCACTAGTTGTTTCTAAACAGGATGTTCATCCAGATGTTGTTAAACCTATGCAATTACTAGGTGGCACAACAATTAGTTCAATTATTGGTCTGTTAGATACACATA